The Onychomys torridus chromosome 2, mOncTor1.1, whole genome shotgun sequence sequence GTGGCCGAACCCCGCTGCCACACGGTTGATGCAGTCCTGAGCCAGAGGCTGAGGCTCTGGTCCCGGTCCAGGTCCCTCAGCGGCCTAAGAGGTGGAAGAGAAAAGTATCCATGAAGCTTGTTTTTTGAACCCTCACCCCTGCCGCAGCAAGAAAAATTTAGATTAGACGGCAAGAGAGAATCCACTCTTTTCCTTTCCAAACCTGTGCTTTCCTAGTGAGGACCAGTTCCTGGAGGCCTCTCACCAGTGGGGCAGCCTCCTGGTGCTGCTGCCTGCCATAAGGCACCTTGATAGGGGGCAGCTTGGTGACAGTTGCTACCAGGAAGTTCATCAGGACGTCCACACAGGTGGGAGTGTCATCTGCCATGGTCCTCAGGGTCTTAGGCAGGGAGTGGGTGAAGAGGGTGTGGTAATACCTGTAAGGTATAAGGTAAACCTCAGGCAGTGGGGAGACAGGGATCGGCTGCAGGCGGGATCTATTCTCCTTCCTTTGACCCAGACCTCAAGCCACTTTCCAAGACCTGTACCCCACCCCTAACCCCTCTCACAGGGAGCTCCTGTACTGGGCATGACCAGCTCTCCAAGGGACCCTTTGCTTAGGGGATGTGGTATTCTCTATCCTTCCAACCCCTCCTTGGGGTCCATTTTCTGGGCTCCCAGGTCTGAACTCTGACAGAGTTAGGCTTGGTGGGAGTGGGAGTAGTAGATGGTTCCAAAGCCATCAAACCTGGCTACCCAAAGATCTGCTTCAGGGAGACTGTAAAAACTGGACCCGCTCTGCACTCATGAGGATTACCCTTCTCCATCCTGAGAGCGCCATGCAGAGCTCCTTGGAAAAATCTATAAAACATTCCACGATACATGGATGAGGTTTAAACAGATTACAGAATAACTTTCAAGAGGCCGCAGAAGCCAAGTCTGGTGGGGGaaccacacctgtaatctcaacattcaggaagacaggaagttcTCATGCTTGAGCGCAGCTCACACACCTGAGCTCAGCTTGGGCTGCACAGGGGGGCCCTGTCTCTGAGTCAGGGTTTCAAACATCCCAGGCTGACTGCAAACTCACTACCCAGCTGAGTgtgatcttgaattcctgatccccctgcttccactgaaccagtactgggattacagatatgtgccatcatgcccactTTTACTCAGaattggggatggaacccaggcatTGCACATGCCAGACAAGCTCTCTTACCGAGTGAGCTAGCTTCCCACCCCAGCTTAAAAACAAGTAAGGAGATGCCCCCCAAGATCACATTACTGGCAACAGGTTTATCTAGGCCTTGAACCTTGACTCCAGAAGCAggaacccacccacccactcctagGTCGGGACTGGAGACCCTGCACCTTTCTCCCTGTGCTGGGACCAACGTCTGTACCTGTGGTAGAAGGCAGCTGTAGTGAGGACCATGGAGAATTCATTGGACATCTCTGTACTGTAGCCCCATCCACCCCGGGCCTCATCCCAGAAGTGGTTCCAAGTCAGAAAGCCCACCATCCGTTCAGGAAAGCTCTGCCACACCACAAAGGCAAAGTCCACCTGCAGAGGGATTTAAGCGAGCTATGAGGAGGAACTTCCTGACCCAAATCCTTATAGCCTAAGGTGGGGCGTGGGGGTGGGAAACAACCTGCCTGAGGGGTTAGGGCGAGGTTTAGGGGACGGGATGGGTGCCATCACTGGGAGTTTTACCAGAAGTTTAAGATGAGTGTCTCTGTGGAGCTTGGGGAACTTGCCCAGCCAGAGGCACAGGGCTGGATTTCAGGGCTTGGGAACCTGAGGAAGctgaagtgtagtgggtagccatcccagcattgggcctggaagttccaactcccattgaggcttcggtaatggtcacgcccacaaggcggggcaggggaaggaagcagaagacccaggatcgggaggaggtctctctcttggttctgggagagtagagttctccagagaacaccgccagactgcgccatacctttgccagaccctacaacctatcccttcatttgtaagttaccccacaaaataaacctcccttttaactacgtggagtggccttaataatttcaccaatactgaaGTGCCCTCACCTCACTGGTAGAAAGATCACTTCGGGCATCAAGGCTGAGGATGGCGTTGGTGCTGATGTCACTGTACGGGAAGAATCGGTCACTGGCCTGTGGTGGGGCAGAGAGAGTTGAGGGCAACTCAGCCATGCAAAACACCCCTCAACCCCCACCCAGTAAGAGTGAGCCCGTCAGATGGGGTATAGAAGGGAAGCCAGGACTACAGAAGCCTGCCTACTCACAAGCCTGGACTGCAGTTCCCCTTCATCTCTAAGGGCCCTGTAGCTTGGCCTCTAGGGTTCCCTCTACTATCATATGATTCACTCTTACCAACCCTGGATCAATTATTTGAAAGCATCGGACTTGGAGAGATGAAAGTGTCTTGCCTACAAGTACCGGCCCGGCCCAGGGTGCATACGATGTGGCGTGTGcaggttcccagctcccacccgTGGCAGCCCACTATGGCACTGTCTAGCATTTCTCCATGGACCCACGTTCCTCATCCAGACCTTACCCTATTCGAGACATCCATGCAGTCTCTTGCCTCCCATATTACAGGAATCTTAGGGCTCTAGAAGTGTATTTCCCAGgcctggaaatggaacccaggaccctgCACATAGCAGGCAAATGTGTACCACTGAGACCCACCCTAGTGTAAGAGAATCATTCCAATTAGACCTGCAGCTAGAACCCATGGCCTGATTCCTTTAGACACATAGAGAATCCCAGCTTGGCTCAAAACATCCTGATGTCAGCCCTCCCTGGTCCCCAGTGGGAGTCTTCCCCCGTCACCTTCCTGTGCCCCTCAATGACGGTTAAGGGCACCACTGTCTCGGGCCACCTGTCAGGGGGTGGCTTCTCACTGCTCCAGAGGATCAGGATCTAGGAAGAAAGGGGATGTATCTGAAGTCTGGGGTCAGGATTAGAAGGGGAGTCCTGGTGATGGATGGATCACGGAGAGCAGCTACTTATGCACACATgagacgggggtgggggagtggggctgggggtggtgcTCAGTGGACACATGCCCCTTTATTGCCACCTTTAGACTTGCCCCTGCTCTTCTGAAAGGCAAGAATTTTGGTTGAGGCCAgacggtggtgacacacacctttgatcccaacactcgggaggcagaggcaggcagatttctgagtttgaggccagcctggtctacagaacaagatccaggataggcaccaaaactacacagagaaacccctgtcttgaaaaacaaacaaaaaaaagcattctGGTTGAGACAGGTGGTGGTGAatgtctgtaataccagcatttgggaggcagagggaagcagatctctgagtctagCCAAGGCTGACCAGTGCTAGGTAGTaaaactgtcacacacacacacacacacacacacacacacacacacacacacacacgctcacacacacattaGTGTGGTCTTCCTAAACAGGGTCTctgtctgtagccctggctgtcttcgaactcactatgtagacccggCTTGAattcagtctgcctctgcctcccaaatgctgttaGTAAAGTCGTGTGCCTCTCTTTACATGCAACACCCCTTCCCTCTAACGCTTGTACTCTCCTCTGTGTCGTCCCTGCCCGTCCCAAGGCCCCATCTACAGCGGCTCCCCCTGAACCCTGGCCTAGCTACCCCCTCCCTCTGAGAACCAACCTGGATtctttggtgggtttttgttggttCTAGatcgatttatttattttatgtgcacaaaGGTTCTGCTTGCGTGTCTGTGAGCcaggtgcctgcctgcctgcctggggcCTACAGAGGTAAGAAGAGACGCCAGGTCCCCTGGGATTGAAGTCACcagtggctgtgagccatcatgtgggtgctgggagctgaacctgggcTCTCCAAAGAACAAGAGCTCCTAGCcaaggagccatttctccagccctgtttggtttttgtttgcttgtcttaTGGCTTTCCAGACAGGATCTTGTTACATAGTCTCAGCTGGCCTTATACTCACTGCCTCCAACCCTCAgcatccctcctgcctcagctcaagtgctgggattacaggcatgagccactacaccGGGCAACCTGTGTTCTCTGTAAGGGAGACTGGACGGTGTTGGCACCAAGAACTGCTAACATTACAAATGGTGGGGAGGagtctcctcctgcttcttctttgGTCCTCAGCACTAATGCCCCAGGTGAGGTCTCAAGGTGAAAGAAtggatgaaagaatgaatgaatgcttcCTTCCAGCCTCACCAAGAAGTGCCAGCTCTTCTAGGACTTCACCAGTTCTGACGGAGTTCAGGGAAAGAACGAGAAACTTGAGCCTTAAAGTCAGCAAGACTCTTTGGAAATCCTCCCTGTGCCTTCCCCACAGATGTGTGCTCGCTCATCTAGGGCCTTGCTCTGTTCCTTGCGTCCTCCCTGGACCCCAGGGCTCCAGctgtgggggcggggtggggccAGACCTGGGCACAGTGCCGGGAACCTGCCACCGCCTGGATAAGCTTCAGCAAGGGCTCACCGGAGACCCCTACCCAGATCAGGGCGCTGAAGCTGCTCTCAGGGAGGGAGCCTGCAGGAAGGAGACACAGGCAGTTAGTTAGGAGGAAGAAGGTGGAGCTCCTTGGAGAGTGACCTGAGTTGGGGGACCCCAAAGAACCAGGAGATCAGGAGAGCAAACCTGGGGAGAGCTGGGGTCACCTCAAGTTGCCCCATCCCCTGGACATACCCTGTTGCACGTGATAAAAGGGGAAATCCTTCAGGCTTGTGGAGAAAGTGGGGAGAGCCAGGAGTGCCCCTGGGGGGCTGTTCCACATCAGAGAGGGGTGAGCTGAGGCACCCCGCATCCGGTCCTGAATGATCTGTGGAAAGAGGAGGCGGCCTGCAGCGGGAATGGCTAATGTGGGGGCTCAGACAGCAGGTTGTGGGTGGGGCCAGAGGAGGGGCAGAGCCTGAAAGAGGCGGGGCCTGAGGAGTGAGGGGGATGGGAACCCCACTTCTTTCTGGTGCAGAACAGCAGAGAAGCTAGAAGCCAGAGGAGCCTTCTGCTGTAGTGGGAATGTACAGGTGACAGAGGGTGACatgcccttccctcctttcctcactCCCACAGACGCAAGTGTGGGGTTATGCCATTCTTTCAGGACTCAAAATTCTGAAAGAACCGAACTCTTTCCCAACCCAGCACTCCAGACTGCCTCTGCTATCAGAGTGAGCCTGTGTTTGAAATCCATGGGGCCACAGTGGTGTCCCTGACAAGGGCAAGCTCAGGACCGCACAACCACAACTGGGTCTTCCCAGAAGCACCAAGGGAGGACCCACAACACagggagagaaggatggagagaaggatggagggggAAGAgcggaggtggggaggggaggggagaggggggctgCAGATGAGTCTCCCTCACCTCTAGTGTGGTATGGATGACTTTTTCCACTGAGGAGAAGTAAGCAGTCCACAGAAACTGGGTCTGCTGCCGCAGGGAGAGAATCCTCGAAGGCGGCATTTCACGGAGAGCAGCCAGGACCTGGAGgcgcagagagagaaaaagaggaggccTGGAGTTGGGCCCTGACTGACTccagaaaggagaaagctgaTGTCAGAGCTCTGGGAATTGAGAGCTGCCAGTGATGTGCACCCTGTGCTCAGGGTCACACAGAGCTGGTTTTAAGTGACACTTAATGTTAGGAgaggtggcatatacctgtaaatCCTGGCacctggcaggcagaggcaggagggtcttgagttcaaggccagcttggactaagAGCCCTtgtcttagaaacaaaacaaaaacaaagggtaaaaaacaaaaacaaaatggctgggggtgtggggggggggggggggggggggaaacagaGGGACTCAGTTGACAAAGTGCCTGCAGAGCATGCGCAAAGCCCTGGGcttcgatcctcagcaccacataaactgtcaccactgacacatgcctgtaatcccagcactcgagagctggaagcaggatcagaagttcaagatcattctagGCTGCACAGGgggcttaaggccagcctgggctacatgagactctatccAAAATACCAAAGTGGAGAGGGGGAGACAGTAACTGTCACAACACCTCCAGTCTCATTTTTCCTATCTGTGGAATGGGCACATTAAACGCCTCCCTCATAGGTGGTTGTAAAGACTCAACTAGAAAATGCCCGTTTAGGTCATGtagagacgtgtgtgtgtgtgtgtgtgtgtgtgtgtgtgtgtgtgtgtgtgtccaagcatGTCACGaatgtttctttttgagactatCCCAGGCTACCTCCAACTTGCTATGTGgtagaagatgaccttgaattccttgTCTCCCTGCCTTACACCCCCTAGTGTCGGGACTCTAGGtgtggccaccatgcccagttaaaGGATAACCACTGCTCACTTTCACGCCTCCTCCTCGGACCTAACTCCTCCGACTCCTCGGGGCAGCTCCCATGTATTCTTCAGACCCAGACAAAATTAATTTCATCAGAGGGAAAAGACACAGGGTCTTACTCACTTTCTTTCAGCTGAGCCCCAGAGATCACCAGATCTAACTTATCCCCTTGTtgagatggggaaactgaggctcacagtgTCTCAGAACTTGCTCTCAGCACCCTCCAGCGGCTCCACCTTCAGCTATGTCTATGGGGGCCCCGGAGGCAATGACTAGAAGGGGGCAAGTTCCTGGGGTCCCTCCCCTGAAGTGCCCCCCACCATGGTACAGACCCTGAGCTACCTGCAACGGGAGCCTCTCATCAGCAATGATGGCTGCCTTGGTCCAGTCGATGACTTCAGAGAAAGGCAGCTCCCAGCGAGGGCTGAGGAGCACAGGGATACAGCCGGCCTGGGGGGCAGGGCAGTCATTGGGGGGCCGGCCCCTCCCTGCACACTCTCACCACCACCCCAGTCCAAGGGAGCAGCCCCTGCTGTTAGGGAAAGGATAAAGAggagaatatatttttctttttgcgggggtggggtgggggaaggagacagggaaCCCCCTTCCCATGTGCATGGGCCCAGCATTCCCGCTCGCTCGAGGGTGGAGGTGCAGAGGCTGGGGATACTCAGGTTGGGGTGTACCTGAAGGgcttggaggaagcaggaagcgGCAGATCGGTGGCCAGGAATGAGGCAGAAGGTGGCCTTGAGTAGTGTTTCTCCTGGGTGGGTCCTGAGAAGGTGCAGGAAGGTCTCTGGTCACAGGAGCCTGAGCTTGGTGGCCCCAGTGGCCAGCAGCGACTTTTCCACAGTCCCGAGATGTTGACACCCACCGTGTCCTCAGACACATAGCCACACTGACAGGAACGTAAGCAGTGGcctggcatctcctctgctcaCTGCTCTGTGGGGATTCAGAACCCCTGCAAGCCCTTGGTGGCCTCAGacatctccctcctcttccttgtacCTCAGTTCCCTCATTTACAAAGTGGGAGGGGCCTGAATGTTAAGTCCTTCCTTCCACATCCACTCCAGCCCTCCCCATCCCCTGAGtgacctccacacccagccctccccatcccctgagtgacctccacacccagcccTCCCCATCACCTGAGTAACCTCCACACCCAGCCCTCCCCATCACCTGAGTAACCTCCACATCCAGCCCTCCCCATCACCTGAGTAACCTCCACATCCAGCCCTCCCCATCCCCTGAGtgacctccacacccagcccTCCCCATCCCCTGAGTGACCTCCACATCCAGCCCTCCCCATCCCCTGAGtgacctccacacccagcccTCCCCATCCCCTGAGTGACCTCCACATCCAGCCCTCCCCATCCCCTGAGtgacctccacacccagcccTCCCCATCCCCTGAGTGACCTCCACATCCAGCCCTCCCCATCCCCTGAGtgacctccacacccagccctccccatcccctgagtgacctccacacccagcccTCCCCATCACCTGAGTGACCTCCACATCCAGCCCTCCCCATCACCTGAGTGACCTCCACATCCAGCATTCCCACACTGGTGGCCCAGCCATGAAAGGCTTCTCTGTACTGAGGTGGGCTGGGCCTCCAGCCTGGAACCGCACAGGAAACTCTTGCCCACGGGCCTGTCTTGGAGGACAGGCCTCCTCtgttcccccctcctcctcccccagccccagggcCATGATCAGTTGTGCAGTAAGTCTGAGGGAGAGCCCAGAGTCACAGCCTCTCCAGTACCACCAATCTGGGTCTGCTAGCCCAGAGAACTAAACCTACAGTCCAGCTAGGGAAGAACGGCCAGAGGGGACCCAATGGGTGCACACAGTGCTCAGTAAGGTGCATGAAGGGGGCCACCCAGGAGCCTCCTCAGCTGCTCTCTCCTGAGCCTGACCTCCAGCAGGATCAATCAGGCAGTTTCAGTACGAGCACTTCTGATCACTAAGGGGGACTGAGTCTCAGGAAGAGGGACCAGGCTGTGGTGAGAACCAAGATGTGCCAATTCCAATCCCTGGTTATTTCAGTCATCAAGAGGGATAAATTCAGGGGTGCACCAGGAGCCTCTGGAAGGaaccacaaaacaaacatcaCCCCCTTATCACATTAAAAGCCATAGCACTGGCCAGGCAGGCCCAACTCCCCTCCAGTAAGCTGTACGGAACGAAAAGGAGCCAACAGAGAAAAGGGGCCCACTGCACTGACTGTACCCCTTGGCTTTAGTTCCCCTCCATCTCACCTTTGTGCCTCTGCATGCCCTCTCCCCTCATCCTGAGGCCCTCTCTGCCTCACATGGGCAGTTCCTTCTGTTCTGTAGCAAAGACCTGACTCAGTGACACCTTCTCCAGGAAGCCCTCCTTGATATCCCAGCCAGGTGAAAAGACTGAGGCCTGAAGAGATACTTAGCTCTGAAGTAGAGCAGGACTTGagagccgtggttctcaaccttcttaacactgtgaccctttaacacagttcctcatgctgtggtgagcccccgctaccactaccaccacagaaatttttgtttttgtt is a genomic window containing:
- the Extl1 gene encoding exostosin-like 1 isoform X2; this encodes MALGLGEEEGGTEEACPPRQARGQEFPVRFQAGGPAHLSTEKPFMAGPPVWECWMWRSLRTHPGETLLKATFCLIPGHRSAASCFLQALQAGCIPVLLSPRWELPFSEVIDWTKAAIIADERLPLQVLAALREMPPSRILSLRQQTQFLWTAYFSSVEKVIHTTLEIIQDRMRGASAHPSLMWNSPPGALLALPTFSTSLKDFPFYHVQQGSLPESSFSALIWVGVSGEPLLKLIQAVAGSRHCAQILILWSSEKPPPDRWPETVVPLTVIEGHRKASDRFFPYSDISTNAILSLDARSDLSTSEVDFAFVVWQSFPERMVGFLTWNHFWDEARGGWGYSTEMSNEFSMVLTTAAFYHRYYHTLFTHSLPKTLRTMADDTPTCVDVLMNFLVATVTKLPPIKVPYGRQQHQEAAPLVRGLQELVLTRKAQAAEGPGPGPEPQPLAQDCINRVAAGFGHMPLVSSRVRLDPVLFKDPVSVQRKKYRSLEKP
- the Extl1 gene encoding exostosin-like 1 isoform X1 — its product is MSLSLPFCAVRVLNRDSQILSPALGSPPSPFATEIPDFLLALAAGGHMPLWKRKSLWLVLSASWFLLILLGVFPFRLEVPPGPLPGSSQSWPRWLDAAFLQSFSQSETLPEDAPQLPQASRGSSCTWGACFDTSKCKGNVLNIFVHLPAGPTTEAHRRIRDFLEGSRYYALSPAEACLHLFLPSQDHRGACGPLPPYWNGGRNHLVLSLYPAPCTRLGQAMVAEASPSLDIFRPGFDVALPYLPAAHPLQGGAPGQLQQHSPQPGATFLAVAEERGRWRTISTRASACPWGRHCEQDPGPHQTHPGETLLKATFCLIPGHRSAASCFLQALQAGCIPVLLSPRWELPFSEVIDWTKAAIIADERLPLQVLAALREMPPSRILSLRQQTQFLWTAYFSSVEKVIHTTLEIIQDRMRGASAHPSLMWNSPPGALLALPTFSTSLKDFPFYHVQQGSLPESSFSALIWVGVSGEPLLKLIQAVAGSRHCAQILILWSSEKPPPDRWPETVVPLTVIEGHRKASDRFFPYSDISTNAILSLDARSDLSTSEVDFAFVVWQSFPERMVGFLTWNHFWDEARGGWGYSTEMSNEFSMVLTTAAFYHRYYHTLFTHSLPKTLRTMADDTPTCVDVLMNFLVATVTKLPPIKVPYGRQQHQEAAPLVRGLQELVLTRKAQAAEGPGPGPEPQPLAQDCINRVAAGFGHMPLVSSRVRLDPVLFKDPVSVQRKKYRSLEKP